DNA sequence from the Deltaproteobacteria bacterium GWA2_45_12 genome:
CCCGTCCCAAGCTTCAAGTAGGCACGATCCAGGTATTATAATTTTTTCATTTCTCATGAGTTCTTCCTCCAGGAGGAGAGGGAATAAAATCAGGGCCACAACTTTCTCTTATTTTTCTCGATAATAAGGGGGTTATGAGTTTCTCCTGCACTCCTCCAAAAGATCTTCCCCAAGCCCTTGAGGGATCCTATAAATATTTATTAAAATTAAGTACTTATATACTAAATAAAGAGGTTTCTCTTGAATGTTTCAGTCCCGAGGCGGCCTATGCTGTTTTTAACCAAACCGATGACGGTGAGATAGCTCCTGGAGCCGAAGTGACCGTCGATGATTACCAAGCCCTTATACACCAAGGGTTTTTCAACGATACCAATCACCCTTTTCCCGTGAATCAGTTCTTTGATTTAGCCAAAATTTTAAAACGCCATGGAGTGCTTGCATGTCCCATCGATAAGACAGGCATGGATCAATATCCTTCGGCTTCGATGATTTTAAGAGCGGATGATTTTAAGGATTCGCAGGATCAGCACATGTATCAGGCTGTGCTTGCTTTTTGGTCGATTGAAAATAGGGAAGAGACTTCCGTCCTCACGCCACAAATGGCAGATGGAATTTTAAATTCCGAGGCGGATGGAGATAGAATCAACCGTTGGGAATTTGATCATTTTAAAGAAGTTTTGAAGGAAAGACCGGAATTTTCAAAATTGAATTTCGCCCAGTTCAGGCATTTTGTGAACAGCTTGAAAAGAAAAGAGGGCTATCAGTTTTTACCTCCTGTTTATGACGATTATTCGAGGAGGGCTACCGGGGGAATTCTCCAATCTTTATCTCGAGAAGAAGTTAAAGTTCTTCCCGATCCGGAAATGGCGGAAAGAATGGAAACTTTAAGATACTGTTTCGGGGCGCTTGGATTGTTGGATAGCGATGAATGGGAAGTCATGAGTGAAGTGCTTTTAAATTCCCATTCCACTTACCTTCTAGATGGGGTAATCGATATTTTAAAAACAGATGGAACGGATTTAACCAGAGAAATGATACTTCCGGCCTATGCTCGAGGGCAAAATCCTTTTTTAAAAGCAGACGACCCACAAAAAGAGGATAAGGTTTGGGTAGTTATGGCTTTGATTTCAGAATATAAAGTCAAACAAATCATGAAAAAGTATGACGAAACTTCATCCCCCTAGCTTTTAAGAGGAATTCTCTAGAAAATTCTTTCATTTTTTTATAAAACCCCTCTAGATTCTATGATGAACCAAAAGATCAATATTAAATCCCTAAGCCTCAATGATTTAAGTGAAAAACTTAAAGAATTTGGGATGGAAGGCTATCGGGCCACTCAGGTGAAGCAATGGCTTTATCAAAAGCAGGCAGCTTCTTTTGCCGAGATGACCAATATTGCCAAAGAATGCCGCGTTATTTTGGAGGAGAATTTTGAAATCAAGAGGCTTCCCGTTGTGACTTCCCAGCTTTCAGAAGATGGCACTCGTAAATACTTGTTGGGCTTGGAGGATGGAAAAAATATCGAATGCGTTTTTATCCCGGCCGAGGGGCGCAACACGCTCTGTGTTTCTTCCCAAGTGGGATGTGCCATGGATTGCGATTTTTGCTTAACGGCGACGATGGGGCTTTTTCGCAATTTGAGCATTTATGAAATCGTCGATCAGGTGGGGGCGGTGATTCGCGACATGAAGGAGAGGGGTGACGACCGCCGCTTGAGCAATCTTGTGTTCATGGGCATGGGCGAGCCCTTGGCTAACCATAAAAACCTGTATGCGGCCCTTGAAATTTTGCTTGATCAGCTCTGTTACAATTTTTCACGAAATCACATTACTGTTTCGACATCGGGGTTGGCCCCCGAAATTGAAAAATTTGGGGACAAGACCGGTGTCAAGCTTGCCATCTCGCTTAATGCGACAACCGATGAAGTGCGCGATGGGATCATGCCCATCAACAAAAAATATCCGCTTGAAAGACTTTTTGAAGCTTGCCGCAAAATGCATTTGCCCAATAGAAACAAGATTACTTTTGAATATGTCATGCTTCATGGGGTCAATGACACGATGGAGGATGCCAAGCGGTTGATCAAGATTCTTTCCACATTGAAGGCCAAGGTGAATCTGATTCCCTTTA
Encoded proteins:
- a CDS encoding 23S rRNA (adenine(2503)-C(2))-methyltransferase, yielding MMNQKINIKSLSLNDLSEKLKEFGMEGYRATQVKQWLYQKQAASFAEMTNIAKECRVILEENFEIKRLPVVTSQLSEDGTRKYLLGLEDGKNIECVFIPAEGRNTLCVSSQVGCAMDCDFCLTATMGLFRNLSIYEIVDQVGAVIRDMKERGDDRRLSNLVFMGMGEPLANHKNLYAALEILLDQLCYNFSRNHITVSTSGLAPEIEKFGDKTGVKLAISLNATTDEVRDGIMPINKKYPLERLFEACRKMHLPNRNKITFEYVMLHGVNDTMEDAKRLIKILSTLKAKVNLIPFNEFSGSKYKRPPDEWVYSFQKILLDKGFIAVVRRSRGRDILGACGQLANASVKAA